Proteins encoded in a region of the Pseudomonas shahriarae genome:
- a CDS encoding YgiQ family radical SAM protein, translated as MQTAKPLFDYPKYWAECFGPAPFLPMSREEMDQLGWDSCDIIIVTGDAYVDHPSFGMAIIGRLLESQGFRVGIIAQPNWQSKDDFMKLGEPNLFFGVAAGNMDSMINRYTADKKIRSDDAYTPGGMAGKRPDRASLVYSQRCKEAYKNVPIVLGGIEASLRRIAHYDYWQDRVRNSILIDATADILLYGNAERAIVEVAQRLSWGHKIEDITDVRGTAFIRRDTPAGWYEVDSTRIDRPGKVDKIINPYVNTQDTQACAIEQEKGPVEDPEEAKVVQILASPRMTRDKTVIRLPSVEKVRGDAVLYAHANRVLHLETNPGNARALVQKHGEVDVWFNPPPIPMTTEEMDYVFGMPYARVPHPVYGKEKIPAYDMIRFSVNIMRGCFGGCTFCSITEHEGRIIQNRSEESIIREIEEIRDKVPGFTGVISDLGGPTANMYRIACKSPEIESACRKPSCVFPGICPNLNTDHSSLIQLYRSARALPGVKKILIASGLRYDLAVESPEYVKELVTHHVGGYLKIAPEHTEEGPLNQMMKPGIGSYDKFKRMFEKYTKEAGKEQYLIPYFIAAHPGTTDEDMMNLALWLKGNGFRADQVQAFYPSPMATATAMYHSGKNPLRKVTYKSDAVTIVKSEEQRRLHKAFLRYHDPKGWPMLREALTRMGRADLIGPGKDQLIPLHQPSTDSYQSARRKNSTPVGSHKVAKETTTRILTQHTGLPPRGSDGSNPWDKREQAKAAAMARNKQAAKERTDAAKGKGKKPARKPVVPR; from the coding sequence ATGCAAACAGCCAAGCCGTTATTTGACTATCCCAAGTACTGGGCCGAATGTTTCGGTCCAGCGCCATTCCTGCCCATGAGCAGGGAGGAGATGGATCAGCTTGGCTGGGATTCATGCGACATCATCATCGTCACCGGTGATGCCTACGTGGACCATCCTTCGTTCGGCATGGCGATCATTGGCCGGCTGCTGGAGTCCCAGGGCTTCCGCGTCGGGATCATTGCCCAGCCCAACTGGCAGTCCAAAGACGACTTCATGAAGCTCGGCGAGCCGAACCTGTTCTTCGGCGTCGCGGCCGGCAACATGGACTCGATGATCAACCGCTACACCGCCGACAAGAAAATCCGCTCCGACGACGCCTACACCCCTGGCGGCATGGCCGGTAAACGTCCGGACCGTGCGAGCCTGGTGTACAGCCAGCGTTGCAAGGAAGCCTACAAGAACGTGCCGATCGTGCTCGGTGGCATCGAAGCTTCCCTGCGCCGCATCGCCCACTACGACTACTGGCAGGACCGGGTGCGCAACTCGATCCTGATCGACGCCACCGCCGACATCCTGTTGTACGGCAACGCCGAGCGGGCGATTGTCGAAGTTGCCCAGCGCCTGTCGTGGGGCCACAAGATCGAAGACATCACCGACGTGCGTGGCACCGCGTTCATTCGCCGTGACACGCCAGCGGGCTGGTACGAAGTGGACTCCACCCGTATCGACCGCCCGGGCAAGGTCGACAAGATCATCAACCCGTACGTGAATACCCAGGACACCCAGGCCTGCGCCATCGAGCAGGAAAAGGGCCCGGTTGAAGACCCGGAAGAAGCCAAGGTCGTACAGATCCTCGCCAGCCCGCGCATGACCCGCGACAAGACCGTGATCCGCCTGCCATCGGTGGAAAAGGTCCGTGGCGACGCAGTGCTGTATGCCCACGCCAACCGCGTGTTGCACCTGGAAACCAACCCAGGCAACGCCCGCGCCCTGGTGCAGAAGCACGGCGAAGTGGACGTGTGGTTCAACCCACCGCCCATTCCCATGACCACCGAAGAAATGGACTACGTGTTTGGCATGCCTTACGCCCGTGTCCCGCATCCTGTGTACGGCAAGGAAAAAATCCCGGCCTACGACATGATCCGCTTCTCGGTGAACATCATGCGTGGCTGCTTCGGCGGCTGCACCTTCTGCTCGATCACCGAGCACGAAGGCCGGATCATCCAGAACCGTTCCGAAGAGTCGATCATCCGCGAGATCGAAGAGATCCGCGACAAGGTCCCAGGCTTCACCGGGGTGATTTCCGACCTTGGCGGGCCGACCGCGAACATGTACCGCATCGCCTGCAAGAGCCCGGAAATCGAATCCGCGTGCCGCAAGCCGTCCTGCGTGTTCCCGGGCATCTGCCCGAACCTGAACACCGACCACTCGTCGCTGATCCAGCTGTACCGCAGCGCCCGTGCCTTGCCGGGTGTGAAGAAGATTTTGATCGCTTCCGGCCTGCGTTACGACCTGGCCGTGGAGTCGCCGGAATATGTCAAAGAGCTGGTGACCCACCACGTCGGTGGCTACCTGAAGATCGCCCCGGAACACACCGAGGAAGGTCCGCTCAACCAGATGATGAAACCGGGCATTGGCAGCTATGACAAGTTCAAGCGCATGTTCGAGAAGTACACCAAGGAAGCGGGCAAGGAGCAGTACCTGATCCCGTACTTCATCGCCGCCCACCCCGGCACCACCGATGAAGACATGATGAACCTGGCCCTGTGGCTCAAGGGCAATGGCTTCCGCGCCGACCAGGTGCAGGCGTTCTACCCGTCGCCAATGGCCACCGCCACCGCGATGTACCACTCGGGCAAGAACCCGCTGCGCAAGGTCACCTATAAGAGCGACGCGGTGACCATCGTCAAGAGCGAAGAACAGCGCCGTCTGCACAAGGCGTTCCTGCGCTACCACGACCCCAAAGGCTGGCCGATGCTGCGTGAAGCGCTGACCCGCATGGGCCGCGCCGACCTGATCGGGCCGGGCAAGGATCAGTTGATTCCGCTGCATCAGCCGTCCACCGACAGCTACCAGAGCGCCCGTCGCAAGAACTCGACGCCGGTGGGCAGCCATAAGGTCGCCAAGGAAACCACCACCAGGATCCTCACCCAGCACACCGGCCTGCCGCCTCGTGGCAGCGACGGCAGCAACCCGTGGGACAAGCGCGAACAAGCCAAGGCCGCGGCCATGGCCCGCAACAAGCAGGCGGCTAAAGAGCGCACCGACGCGGCCAAGGGCAAAGGCAAGAAGCCTGCGCGTAAGCCGGTCGTACCGCGTTGA